GTCGAGGATGATATCCCGGAACCTGGAGAGATCGGCGAGCACTTTATTCTCTCCCTGAAAAATTTCGATTTTGATCTGGACGTTCACCGCCAGGGGAGCGACGACCTTCAGGTCTTCGTAGGGGCTGCGTCTAAAGTTGCCGGTGTCGAGGTTGACGCCGAAATAGGGATGCTTTCCCACTCGATTGCAGATGGCCAGCAGATCTTCGGGAAATGCGGTGATGCCGCCGTGATTTTCCAGGCCAACCACCACGCCCTGTTCTTCCGCGTGGTCGAGCACCTGTTTGATCGACTCTGCGACCCATCCGATGACCTCCTGTTTTTGCGAGCCCTGGGGGGCACTGCCGGCGAAAATTCTGACATGAGGAGCCCAGAGATCAGCGGCATAGTCGATCCATTTTTTAACCGCTTCGATCTCCTGATCCCGTTCGGGGCCCGGGGGTTTGCAAAAGTCATTGCGTATCGCGGTTCCGGAGATGGAGAGGCCGTGATGGAATGCATAATTACGGAGCCGGCGGAGGTAAGCGGAGTCAAAATCCTTGGCGAAATAATAGGAGGTCAGCTCGACGCCGTCCAGATCCATCTCGGCGCACCAGTCGATGAATTTGAACAAATCGTAATCGGTTTTAGTCAACGCCTCCCTGACCGAATAGGCCGCTAAAGCGATTCGCATGTTCTTTGGCTTTTTTTTCGCCGCCGAGCCGGCGGCCGCTGCCACACCCAGCAGGCTCACTGCGCCGGTTGCAGCAATTCCGGATGCAAGAAATCTTCTTCGTTTCATTTTATTTTTTCCTCCATGGGTAGCCGTGACGACTTGATCCGCGCCGTACAGATGAGACCCCTGTCCTCGAGGCGCCGCCGGGAGACAAGTCCATCAGCGGCTGCTACCTCGTTCGCACGCCTTCTGCTGATCAACGCCTTCAGGCCATCGATCCTTTGACCGTATAATAGCCAACGACGACCTTAAAGTCAAGAATTATCGTTGGGTCCTGCGACCTTTTCAGGACAGGTGTCGGGGATAAAAAATCTTTGGCAAATGAGCGCAAAATGGCTTACTTTCAAATATTGGTGCATCTGCATTCTGCGCAGCGGCTACACGGTTGGTGAACACAGCCGCTTGCCGGCAGTAAAAGACGATCGCAAAAGGAGTGACCATGAGGCGATGGATGTCTTGGGCGTTTTTATGGCTGGTGCTGGCCGGCGCCGGTTCGGCGCAGGATGAGAATCAGCCGCAACGCGTCGTATTGACTTGGGAGCGCGATCCGGCCTTCAGCCAATCTGTAAGCTGGCGCACCGTCCGTACGATGGATAACGCGGTCGGCCAGGTGGTCCGAGTGAAAGGCTGGGTGCGCAATTTTGATGATTCCGCCAGAACGGTCAAGGCCCGGTCCGCCAAAATCAAAACCCAGACAGGCGCCTCGTATACCCATTACAACGTGCGATTCGACGGACTGGAGCCCGGCGTCCGCTATGCCTATCGCGTCGGGTGCGATGAGCACTGGAGCGAATGGAATCTTTTCCGCACTGCCGGCGCTGACTCCGAGGCTTTTTCGTTTTTCTACCTCGGCGATGTGCAGAACGATATTCGCTCCGAGGTTGCGCCGCTGCTGCGCGCCATGTACGCCGATGCGCCGCAATGCCGGTTCATCGCGTTTGCCGGGGATCTGGTAAACCGGGGCGCGGAGGACGACGACTGGGCGGAGTTCTTTGAGGCCTTTGGTCCTATCATCCGCATGACGCCGCTGATCGCCGCTCCGGGGAACCATGACACCAACAAAGAGATGCTGGACGACCGGGGCAATCGCAGAGTCGATCCCCTCTATCTGGCTCATTTCGCCTTTCCTC
This portion of the bacterium genome encodes:
- a CDS encoding metallophosphoesterase family protein; this translates as MRRWMSWAFLWLVLAGAGSAQDENQPQRVVLTWERDPAFSQSVSWRTVRTMDNAVGQVVRVKGWVRNFDDSARTVKARSAKIKTQTGASYTHYNVRFDGLEPGVRYAYRVGCDEHWSEWNLFRTAGADSEAFSFFYLGDVQNDIRSEVAPLLRAMYADAPQCRFIAFAGDLVNRGAEDDDWAEFFEAFGPIIRMTPLIAAPGNHDTNKEMLDDRGNRRVDPLYLAHFAFPQDGPDADPFKETAYALDYQCARIIVLNSNAYNDDRQVRWLESVLAVPRKPWTIVLFHHPVYSTGSERDNKELRATLAPLFEKYGVDLVLQGHDHYYGRTGKILRDKVVAADAAAPIYAVSICGPKMYKQNQTFTPLMRRMIGETQLYQILTLSPRHLTYVCKSLDGEMKDGFTLVRQDQGTVLVEKPLPAAGCLCPER
- a CDS encoding sugar phosphate isomerase/epimerase; the protein is MKRRRFLASGIAATGAVSLLGVAAAAGSAAKKKPKNMRIALAAYSVREALTKTDYDLFKFIDWCAEMDLDGVELTSYYFAKDFDSAYLRRLRNYAFHHGLSISGTAIRNDFCKPPGPERDQEIEAVKKWIDYAADLWAPHVRIFAGSAPQGSQKQEVIGWVAESIKQVLDHAEEQGVVVGLENHGGITAFPEDLLAICNRVGKHPYFGVNLDTGNFRRSPYEDLKVVAPLAVNVQIKIEIFQGENKVLADLSRFRDIILDAGYKGWITLEYEGKGDPFKECPVYLRKLEKLFLRPV